From a single Scomber japonicus isolate fScoJap1 chromosome 12, fScoJap1.pri, whole genome shotgun sequence genomic region:
- the depdc5 gene encoding GATOR complex protein DEPDC5 isoform X2, producing the protein MKTNKSYKLVLHKKGFGGSDDELVVNAKVFPQVSIRDIIEIAHPTDEYSPLLLQVKSLKEDLQKETISVDQTVAQAFKLRAYQDVIVNIVDPKDVTLDLVELTFKDQYIGRGDMWRLKKSLVSTCAYVTQKVEFAGIRAQASELWVKGEKVTCGYISEDTRVVFRSTSAMVYIFIQMSCEMWDFDIYGDLYFEKAVNGFLSDLFAKWKEKNCSHEVTVVLFSRTFYSAKTLDEFPEILRASIRQDHEGRFYEDFYRVVAQNERRDEWTSLLITIKKLFIQYPVLVRLKEADGFPIGYNSTSAQGNYLEAINLSFNVFDKHYINRNFDRTGQMSVVITPGVGVFEVDRLLMILTKQRMIDNGIGVDLVCMGEQPLHAVPLFKLHNRTTPGDSRVGDDYNLPHWINHSFYTSKSQNSFSSFTPRIKLAGRKLQAEKFKSSKDHSLCSPKDSDNSLPIQVDYDAYDAQVFRLPGPSRIQRSTNFRMVRDKETSGRKSWGSVDVSTGIGASPPVRSGAPDEQRSLASDDSLGPVSNMLLIPRMPTAQYEVSSSLGYTSTRELLEKMMDSQRDSSAPGRFTVGSAESTLHIRPGGYTPQRALINPFTPSRMPMKLTSNRRRWMHTFPVGPSGEAIQIHHQTRQNMAELQGSQQRDPAHTSAELLELAYHEATGRRTTSRQMAENGLYIGGGGMEEFTGSPRSNNSGTLTHRGSSFEDVSVGGADPMPSFCCTVGVDWKSLTTPACLPLTTDYFPDRQTLQNDYTEGCYDLLPHSDLERREDEGPVMNATQVFEEFICQRLMQGYQIIVQPNNRKPQPAVATPLGSSPLYSRGLVSLRRAEEEETVYWLSMGRTFHKVCLKDKIITVTRYLPKYPYESAQIQYSYSLCPPHSDAQFVSCWVEFGHERLEEYKWNYLDQYICSAGSEDFSLIDSLKFWRTRFLLLPAGGARRVADGEGHWDVYGEGASTGMSGSGEVLLDGFIRFLEGLNRIRRRHRSDRIIRKGTPMKGLQVTSPLPQYPPEPVAPPQGKKGTSALSALLEMEQNQKTLEEQQQQQQQQVKPSAVISDLSSVATAPSYVDSPRKLPAEASEAADKGVQGGVTAGAAAQSAGETAASSSTDASGQSAAGALSLSSSSTLMEILEAIKHPTTGVQLLPEQKGLPLNCFISAEVVHWLVNNVEGVATQGMAVDVMQKMLDEGLVTHASGDAMRTFVYGFYFYRIAGEKDVPSSQLPPSATGGWSTAALEDFALFQRKWFEVAFVVEERRPCDLPAFLLPWLPSRPASYASRHSSFSRSFGGRSQAAALLAATVPEQKTVTLDVDVNNRSDRTEWCSCYYHGNFSLNAAFEIKLHWMAVTAAVLFEMVQGWHRKAASCGFLLVPVLEVPFALTSYLYGDPLRAQLFIPLNIHCLLKNSSDNLFEGFEPETYWDRMQLFQEAILYRFGFVHDKFSASSFNFPSDNKPQYIHVTGTVFLQLPYSKRKYSGQRRRRNSTTSNSQGPFGGEERAGYYWAYNTMLTKAWRTGVLGDERLADRLLRDFSDFCSNKDNRLLNFWDSCQEKMNASAP; encoded by the exons AGCTCAGGCCAGTGAACTCTGGGTGAAGGGAGAGAAAGTGACGTGTGGTTACATCAGTGAAGACACCAGG GTGGTGTTCAGATCCACATCTGCAATGGTGTACATCTTCATCCAAATGAGCTGTGAGATGTGGGACTTTGACATCTATG GTGACCTCTACTTTGAGAAGGCTGTGAATGGTTTCCTGTCAGATCTTTTTGCCAAATGGAAG GAGAAGAACTGCAGTCATGAAGTGACAGTGGTACTCTTCTCACGTACGTTCTACAGCGCTAAAACATTAG aCGAATTTCCCGAAATTCTCAGAGCGTCCATCAGACAGGACCACGAAGGACGTTTTTATGAAGACTTCTACAG GGTGGTGGCTCAGAATGAGAGACGAGATGAGTGGACATCATTACTGATCACCATCAAGAAGCTCTTCATCCAGTATCCTGTCCTGGTGCGGCTGAAAGAAGCAG ATGGTTTTCCTATCGGTTATAACTCCACTTCTGCTCAAGGAAACTACCTGGAGGCTATTAACCTTTCTTTCAATG TGTTCGACAAGCACTACATCAACCGTAACTTTGACCGCACTGGCCAAATGTCAGTAGTCATCACACCCGGGGTGGGAGTGTTCGAAGTGGACCGTCTGCTTATGATTCTCACTAAACAGCGTATGATTGATAACG GTATTGGTGTAGACTTGGTGTGTATGGGAGAGCAGCCATTGCACGCAGTACCATTATTCAAG CTCCACAATAGGACGACACCCGGAGATTCTCGCGTGGGAGACGACTACAACCTCCCTCACTGGATCAACCACAG CTTCTACACTTCCAAAAGTCAAAACTCTTTCAGTTCCTTCACCCCTCGAATCAAACTGGCTGGCCGTAAG cttcaaGCTGAAAAATTCAAGAGCAGCAAAGACCACA GTCTCTGTTCACCAAAGGACTCAGACAACAGCCTGCCGATACAAGTGGACTACGATGCCTACGATGCTCAGGTGTTCAGGCTTCCCGGTCCCTCAAGAATTCAGAGAAGCACCAACTTCAG GATGGTTCGAGACAAAGAGACAAGCGGGAGAAAAAGCTGGGGCTCGGTGGACGTCAGCACAGGCATTGGTGCGTCCCCTCCTGTTCGCTCCGGAGCTCCTGATGAGCAGCGTAGCCTGGCCTCTGATGATAGTCTGGGCCCCGTGTCCAACATGCTGCTGATACCCAGGATGCCCACTGCCCAATATGAAGTCAGCAGTTCTCTGGGATACACGAGCACCAGAG AGCTGTTGGAGAAGATGATGGACTCTCAGCGGGACTCCAGCGCCCCAGGAAGGTTCACGGTGGGAAGCGCTGAGTCAACCCTGCACATCCGGCCAGGAGGTTACACCCCTCAGAGAGCACTCATAAACCCCTTCACTCCATCCAGGATGCCCATGAAGCTCACCTCAAACCGCCGGCGCTGGATGCACACCTTCCCTGTCG GTCCTTCTGGAGAGGCTATTCAAATCCATCACCAGACCAGACAGAACATGGCTGAACTGCAGGGCAGCCAGCAGAGAGACCCTGCCCACACCTCCGCCGAGCTGCTGGAGCTGGCCTATCATGAAGCCACCGGAAG GCGAACAACCTCACGGCAAATGGCAGAGAATGGCCTTTACATTGGtggtggagggatggaagagTTCACTGGAAGTCCGAGGAGCAACAATAGTG GAACTCTGACCCACCGCGGCTCCTCATTCGAAGACGTCTCCGTCGGTGGCGCCGATCCAA TGCCCAGCTTCTGCTGCACAGTTGGGGTGGACTGGAAGTCCCTGACCACACCAGCCTGCCTGCCCCTCACCACCGACTACTTCCCCGACCGGCAGACGCTACAGAACGACTACACCGAAGGCTGCTACGACCTGCTGCCACACAGCGACCTGGAGAG gCGTGAAGATGAAGGTCCAGTGATGAATGCCACTCAGGTGTTTGAGGAGTTTATCTGTCAGAGGTTGATGCAGGGCTACCAGATCATCGTCCAGCCAAATAACAGGAAACCACAACCGGCTGTGGCCACACCACTGGGCAGCAGCCCTCTTTACTCCAGAG GTCTGGTGTCTCTTCGtcgagcagaggaagaggagacagttTACTGGCTCAGTATGGGCCGCACCTTCCATAAAGTTTGCCTTAAAGACAAGATCATCACTGTTACTCGCTACCTGCCAAA gTACCCGTATGAGTCGGCTCAGATCCAGTACAGCTACAGTCTGTGTCCTCCACATTCTGATGCTCAGTTTGTCTCTTGCTGGGTGGAGTTTGGCCACGAGAGACTGGAGGAATACAAGTGGAACTACCTGGACCAGTACATCTGCTCTGCTGGCTCTGAGGActtcag TTTGATCGACTCTCTGAAGTTCTGGAGGACTCGTTTCCTCTTGCTGCCGGCTGGAGGGGCTCGGCGTGTGGCGGATGGGGAGGGGCACTGGGATGTTTACGGAGAGGGAGCAAGCACTGGAATGAGTGGCAGCGGAGAGGTGCTGCTGGATGGCTTCATCCGCTTCCTGGAGGGCCTGAACCGCATACGACGGAGGCATCGCTCCGACAGGATCATCAGA AAGGGCACACCGATGAAAGGACTGCAGGTCACCAGTCCTCTCCCTCAGTATCCTCCAGAGCCTGTAGCGCCCCCGCAAGGCAAGAAAGGCACCTCAGCTTTATCAGCCCTGCTGGAGATGGAGCAGAACCAGAA GACactggaggagcagcagcagcagcagcagcagcaggtgaagcCCTCAGCAGTCATCAGCGACCTGTCAAGTGTTGCCACGGCTCCGTCATACGTAGACAGTCCACGCAAG CTGCCTGCTGAAGCCAGTGAGGCTGCAGATAAAGGAGTCCAGGGAGGAGTgacagctggagcagcagcacagtctgcaggagagactgcagccagcagcagcacagacgCCAG tggtcagtctgcagcaggagctctttctctgtcctcttcctcaACACTGATGGAGATCTTGGAGGCCATCAAACATCCCAC GACAGGTGTACAGCTGCTTCCAGAGCAGAAGGGTCTGCCTCTCAACTGCTTCATCAGCGCTGAGGTCGTTCACTGGCTGGTCAACAACGTGGAAGGCGTGGCCACACAGGGCATGGCTGTGGATGTCATGCAG aAGATGCTGGATGAAGGTTTGGTGACCCATGCCTCCGGTGACGCCATGCGCACCTTCGTCTACGGGTTCTACTTCTACAGGATagcaggagagaaggatg tccCCTCCTCACAGCTCCCCCCCTCTGCTACCGGTGGCTGGTCAACCGCAGCTCTGGAGGACTTCGCCCTGTTCCAGAGGAAGTGGTTCGAGGTGGCCTTCGTGGTGGAGGAGAGGCGACCCTGCGACCTCCCGGCCTTCCTCCTGCCCTGGCTGCCCAGCCGGCCGGCCTCCTACGCAAGTAGGCACAGCTCCTTCAGCCGCAGCTTTGGAGGACGCAGCCAGGCCGCCGCACTGCTAG CTGCTACAGTCCCCGAGCAGAAGACGGTCACTCTGGACGTGGACGTGAACAACCGCAGCGACCGGACCGAGTGGTGCAGCTGTTATTACCATGGCAACTTCTCCCTCAACGCCGCCTTCGAGATCAAGCTGCACTGGATGGCCGTCACTGCTGCGGTGCTCTTTGAGATG GTTCAAGGCTGGCACAGGAAAGCAGCATCCTGCGGCTTCCTGTTGGTCCCCGTGCTGGAGGTTCCCTTCGCACTGACGTCTTACCTGTACGGAGATCCTCTTAGAGCCCAACTCTTCATCCCTCTGAACATCCACTGCCTGCTGAAGAACAGCAGTGACAACCTGTTTGAAG GTTTTGAACCAGAGACGTACTGGGACAGGATGCAGCTATTTCAAGAAGCCATACTCTACAG ATTTGGCTTTGTGCACGACAagttttctgcttcttcttttaattTCCCCTCTGATAATAAACCTCAGTACATCCACGTTACAG GCACCGTCTTCCTGCAGCTGCCGTACTCCAAGAGGAAATACAGCGGGCAGCGACGGCGGAGGAACTCCACCACCTCCAACAGCCAGGGGCCAtttggaggggaggagagggccGGATACTACTGGGCCTACAACACCATGCTGACCAAAGCGTGGAGGACGGGCGTGCTGGGAGACGAGAGGCTGGCCGACCGCCTGCTCAGAGACTTCAGCGACTTCTGCTCCAACAAGGACAACAGACTGCTGAACTTTTGGGACAGCTGTCAGGAGAAGATGAACGCTAGCGCCCCCTAA